From one Macaca nemestrina isolate mMacNem1 chromosome 3, mMacNem.hap1, whole genome shotgun sequence genomic stretch:
- the LOC105477297 gene encoding growth-regulated alpha protein: MARAALSAAPSNPRFLQVALLLLLLVATGRRAAGASVVTELRCQCLQTLQGIHPKNIQSVNVKAPGPHCAETEVIATLKNGQKACLNPASPMVQKIIKKMLNCDKSN; the protein is encoded by the exons ATGGCCCGCGCCGCGCTCTCCGCAGCCCCTAGCAATCCCCGGTTCCTGCAGGTGGCgctgctgctcctgctcctgGTGGCCACCGGCCGGCGCGCAGCAG GAGCGTCCGTGGTCACTGAATTGCGCTGCCAGTGCTTGCAGACCCTGCAGGGAATTCACCCCAAGAATATCCAAAGTGTGAACGTGAAGGCCCCAGGACCCCACTGCGCCGAAACCGAAGTCAT AGCCACACTCAAGAATGGGCAGAAAGCTTGTCTCAACCCCGCATCCCCCATGGTTCAGAAAATCATCAAAAAGATGCTGAACTG TGACAAATCCAACTGa